The Merismopedia glauca CCAP 1448/3 genome window below encodes:
- a CDS encoding tetratricopeptide repeat protein, whose protein sequence is MNKFQVFGLVLASLTSLMATSANAQITIDLLGIYQTEELCKNNPSLSDHKLCRAYYRDNPSPNTDTPAPSSTTDSTENNLYKQGIQLLRQGNYQSSLAIFDRVIAFNPNFAEAYALRALARSGLKYYQGALEDANQAIRLDSKLALAYHSRAYTLYLLRDYQAALEDANQAMRLKPVAGRYVFRSAIRFALGNYQDALEDVNRAIRLNSKLAIAYHSRGAILLALGEEQEALEDADRAVKLGQTEDSKQLIAAIYGYRGVTYYELGNIEKSIGDARTAIALDPESAEAMLNLAVILYTKGDRQNSFRLAEKAISLDRNVADLAYLKEMGWGKRLLADTQNFFKSPEIKDLLAVTR, encoded by the coding sequence ATGAACAAATTCCAAGTTTTTGGGTTAGTCTTAGCATCTTTAACCTCACTGATGGCAACAAGTGCCAATGCTCAAATTACGATAGATCTGCTGGGAATTTATCAGACGGAAGAACTTTGTAAAAACAATCCCAGTTTGAGCGATCATAAGCTCTGTCGGGCATATTACAGAGACAACCCCAGTCCCAATACTGATACCCCCGCACCTTCTTCAACAACTGATTCTACGGAGAATAACCTTTATAAACAAGGAATACAGCTTCTTAGACAAGGGAATTATCAAAGTTCATTGGCAATTTTTGATCGCGTAATTGCCTTCAATCCTAACTTTGCTGAAGCTTATGCTCTTCGGGCTTTGGCTCGTTCTGGTTTGAAATATTATCAAGGAGCCTTGGAGGATGCTAACCAGGCGATTCGCCTCGATTCCAAGTTAGCTTTAGCCTACCACTCTCGTGCTTATACTCTTTATTTACTCAGGGATTATCAAGCAGCCCTAGAAGATGCAAATCAAGCAATGCGTCTCAAACCCGTCGCTGGAAGATACGTTTTTCGTAGTGCTATCCGTTTTGCTTTGGGAAATTATCAAGATGCACTTGAGGATGTTAATCGAGCAATTCGCCTTAACTCTAAGTTAGCAATCGCGTACCATAGTCGCGGAGCTATTCTCTTAGCATTGGGTGAGGAGCAAGAAGCTTTAGAAGATGCAGATCGGGCTGTAAAACTGGGGCAAACAGAAGATTCTAAGCAATTAATTGCCGCAATCTATGGGTATCGCGGTGTTACCTACTATGAATTAGGCAATATCGAGAAGTCGATTGGTGATGCCCGAACGGCGATCGCCCTCGATCCTGAATCTGCTGAAGCAATGCTAAACTTGGCAGTCATTCTGTATACAAAAGGCGATCGACAAAATAGTTTTCGATTGGCAGAAAAAGCGATCTCCTTAGATCGAAACGTGGCTGATTTAGCGTACCTCAAAGAAATGGGGTGGGGTAAGCGCCTGTTAGCAGATACCCAAAACTTCTTCAAATCTCCCGAAATAAAAGATTTATTGGCAGTAACACGGTAG
- a CDS encoding tetratricopeptide repeat protein: MNRYLALIYPLLLLPIATPALAIPASQNSVELMTRETFQSAVDKSLDPSYLLTQSNSQDAQVHFQQGLDYWKQGKNDLALAEFNQAIQLDPTNELAYLARATVYVSQKQWKLALADFDRAIELNPQLATAYFGRSRVRIQLGDRQNAIADLNTAAQLYLQQNDTKAYQEVTAILVEEIQQLAQAVNVRIFTNKRGGSGVLIAKERQIYTVLTNAHVVNAKGTFKIQTSDGKVHQAVVKYRGDSLKGNDLALLQFTSTNNYEIAKLATDTSLTENQEVYAAGFPYDSQELTFTTGKISLVSPQPFVGGYQIGYTNEIKQGMSGGALLNGEGKLIGVNGLLKYPILNDAYTYQDGSSPNNEVRQKLRSLSFAVPIQTLAKVAPQLAVIPSKVRNNSPTTNTKGIVEQIDRIAQQITVRIDASQPENGQGSGVIFGKNGNNYYVLTNSHVVRQTDTYKIVTPDGKSYAVTDRNIIKEEGLDVAILQFSSQESYQLATLNNYQYSALNDWVFLSGFPAQAGGKHKLTPGLRWNRETGAFLRKDGSSLSDGYELVYTNLSFRGMSGGPILDVKGRVIGLGGRQEGELYSTKIDRNLGYALGVPINNCLGLIAKAKLKTGTLKVENNAPPKLTKLEERFIRNHPSFAVEIPPSNADANQWLNYGNGLWRVGRYEEAVIALNKAIELNPDLYQAYYVLGLALQDGKKYQEALTAFTEVTKLRPDYYEAWRGQSNVLFFLQKYPESLAAINQAIKYNSEAVKYGNPQDFILYVLKGNILDELGRYPELEATLNEAIKLNPNYPGAYNNRGNLYRELEKYQQAEADFNRALTLNPNLAQTYNNRGLVYTQLKKYQQAEADFNQALTLNSKIAQVYYNRGNLYRIHLKNYQQAEADYTQAIAINPELDEPYSERGFLRTELKRYQEAKVDLDRAIALDPKNSLAYIRRGLLHQILKKYQQAEADYTQAIALEPKNILAYVGRGILYKELGKYEQAEADYTQAIALEPKKSSAYYERGSVRSELKNYQGAEADFTQAIALDSKYAEAYMLRGSARLILYKDREAEADFTQAAQLFFEQGNAEKYQLAQKVLKRLRSPSK; the protein is encoded by the coding sequence ATGAACCGTTATTTGGCTTTAATTTATCCTCTATTACTGTTGCCCATAGCTACACCAGCCTTGGCAATTCCTGCTAGCCAAAATTCTGTCGAGTTAATGACAAGAGAAACTTTTCAGTCTGCGGTCGATAAATCTCTAGATCCTAGCTATCTTCTAACTCAATCTAATTCTCAGGATGCCCAAGTTCATTTTCAGCAAGGGCTAGATTATTGGAAGCAAGGAAAAAACGATTTGGCTTTAGCTGAATTTAATCAAGCGATTCAACTCGATCCAACAAATGAACTAGCTTACTTGGCACGAGCAACGGTTTATGTAAGTCAGAAGCAGTGGAAGTTAGCCTTAGCCGATTTTGATCGAGCGATTGAACTCAATCCTCAGTTGGCTACAGCTTACTTTGGTCGATCAAGGGTTCGCATTCAGCTTGGAGATCGACAAAATGCGATCGCTGACTTAAATACAGCAGCACAACTGTACCTCCAACAAAATGATACTAAGGCGTATCAAGAAGTTACAGCAATTTTAGTAGAAGAAATTCAGCAACTAGCCCAAGCAGTTAACGTCAGAATTTTCACCAACAAACGAGGCGGTTCGGGAGTGTTAATCGCCAAAGAAAGGCAAATTTATACTGTTTTAACCAACGCCCATGTCGTTAATGCTAAAGGCACATTTAAAATTCAAACTTCTGATGGCAAAGTTCATCAAGCCGTCGTCAAATATCGCGGCGATTCTCTCAAAGGCAACGATTTAGCCCTCTTACAATTTACTTCAACAAACAACTATGAAATTGCTAAATTAGCCACAGATACCAGCCTGACAGAAAACCAAGAAGTGTATGCGGCTGGGTTTCCCTACGACAGTCAAGAACTCACCTTTACCACAGGCAAAATCTCACTAGTATCTCCTCAACCATTTGTGGGGGGATATCAAATTGGTTACACCAATGAAATCAAACAAGGGATGAGTGGGGGAGCATTATTGAATGGAGAAGGCAAATTAATTGGAGTCAATGGCTTACTAAAATATCCCATTTTGAACGATGCTTATACTTATCAAGATGGCTCTAGCCCCAATAATGAAGTGCGTCAAAAACTGCGATCGCTCAGTTTTGCCGTACCGATTCAAACTTTAGCAAAAGTCGCACCACAATTAGCAGTTATTCCCTCAAAAGTCAGAAATAATTCACCAACAACCAACACTAAGGGAATAGTCGAGCAAATAGATAGAATCGCCCAACAGATTACCGTGAGAATTGATGCCAGTCAACCAGAAAATGGTCAAGGTTCGGGAGTGATTTTTGGCAAAAATGGTAATAACTACTACGTGTTAACTAACTCTCATGTTGTCAGACAAACAGATACCTATAAAATTGTCACTCCTGATGGCAAGTCATACGCAGTTACAGATCGCAACATTATTAAAGAAGAGGGATTAGACGTAGCAATTTTGCAGTTTAGCAGTCAGGAAAGTTACCAGTTAGCTACTCTTAATAATTACCAATATTCAGCCTTAAATGATTGGGTATTTCTGTCAGGATTTCCGGCTCAAGCTGGAGGAAAACACAAGCTGACACCAGGGCTGCGTTGGAATAGAGAAACAGGAGCTTTTCTCAGAAAAGATGGTTCTTCCTTGAGTGATGGCTATGAATTAGTCTACACTAATTTATCTTTCAGAGGAATGAGTGGGGGACCAATTTTAGATGTTAAAGGCAGAGTAATTGGTCTGGGCGGTCGTCAAGAGGGAGAGCTATATAGTACCAAGATCGATCGGAACTTGGGATATGCTTTAGGAGTGCCAATTAATAACTGCTTGGGTTTAATAGCTAAGGCAAAACTCAAAACTGGAACGTTAAAAGTGGAAAATAATGCACCTCCGAAGCTAACAAAATTAGAAGAGAGGTTCATTCGCAATCATCCTTCCTTTGCTGTAGAAATTCCTCCTTCCAATGCTGATGCAAACCAGTGGCTTAATTATGGTAATGGATTGTGGCGAGTAGGAAGATATGAAGAAGCTGTTATTGCTTTAAACAAAGCTATCGAACTAAATCCCGATCTTTATCAAGCTTATTATGTTTTAGGTTTGGCACTACAGGATGGGAAAAAATATCAAGAGGCGCTAACAGCTTTTACTGAAGTAACTAAACTCCGTCCCGATTATTACGAAGCTTGGCGAGGACAAAGTAACGTGCTGTTCTTCTTACAAAAATACCCAGAATCCTTAGCAGCAATTAACCAGGCAATTAAATATAATTCGGAAGCTGTAAAATATGGCAATCCCCAAGATTTTATTCTGTACGTGCTTAAAGGTAATATCCTTGATGAATTAGGACGATATCCTGAGTTGGAAGCAACTTTAAACGAAGCGATTAAACTCAATCCCAACTATCCTGGAGCCTACAACAACCGAGGTAATCTCTACAGAGAATTAGAAAAATATCAGCAAGCAGAGGCAGATTTTAACCGAGCGCTAACCCTCAATCCTAACTTGGCTCAAACCTACAATAATCGAGGTCTTGTCTATACTCAATTAAAAAAATATCAGCAAGCAGAAGCAGATTTCAACCAAGCTTTAACTCTCAATTCCAAGATAGCTCAAGTCTACTACAACCGAGGTAATTTATACAGAATACATTTGAAAAACTATCAGCAAGCGGAAGCGGATTACACTCAAGCGATCGCGATTAACCCAGAATTAGATGAACCCTACTCCGAAAGAGGTTTTCTCCGCACTGAATTGAAAAGATATCAAGAGGCAAAGGTAGATTTAGATCGAGCGATCGCTCTCGATCCTAAGAATAGTTTAGCTTATATTCGCAGAGGTCTTCTTCACCAAATATTGAAGAAATATCAACAAGCAGAGGCAGATTATACTCAAGCGATCGCTCTCGAACCTAAAAATATTTTAGCCTACGTCGGGAGAGGTATTCTTTATAAAGAGTTGGGAAAATATGAGCAAGCGGAGGCAGATTACACTCAAGCGATCGCCCTCGAACCTAAGAAGAGTTCAGCCTACTACGAACGAGGTTCGGTTCGCTCTGAATTGAAGAACTATCAGGGTGCAGAAGCCGATTTTACTCAAGCCATTGCTCTTGATTCTAAGTATGCTGAAGCCTATATGTTAAGGGGCAGCGCCCGCCTAATTTTGTACAAAGATCGGGAAGCGGAAGCTGATTTTACTCAAGCCGCACAACTATTCTTTGAGCAAGGGAATGCGGAGAAATACCAATTAGCTCAAAAGGTATTAAAGCGGTTGCGATCGCCAAGCAAATAA
- a CDS encoding COP23 domain-containing protein, whose amino-acid sequence MKITSISPLLAGCTLGAIALSLSIIPAQASEDVQFICASGYDRQTNKRFPTTFALSSQKKVAVIRWKYPWFHHDLSSLERCQQVSARFQSAYNNSSLAFITNSKNNGQKVICTSYRRGGACSVVLLTLRPSDDAIEVLSILKDALRGRGTQPLMHSSGEVQVYYQIDLKKFLEMAPSES is encoded by the coding sequence ATGAAAATCACCTCGATCTCACCTCTGTTAGCTGGCTGTACTCTCGGCGCGATCGCACTCAGCCTTAGTATTATTCCCGCCCAAGCTAGTGAAGATGTCCAATTTATCTGTGCTTCCGGTTACGATCGCCAAACGAATAAACGCTTTCCCACTACTTTTGCTTTGAGTTCGCAAAAGAAAGTAGCCGTCATTCGTTGGAAATATCCCTGGTTTCATCACGATCTAAGTTCTCTAGAGCGGTGTCAACAAGTTTCTGCCCGTTTTCAGAGTGCTTACAATAATAGCAGTCTCGCTTTTATTACTAATAGTAAGAATAACGGTCAAAAAGTAATATGTACTTCCTATCGTCGAGGAGGGGCTTGCAGTGTTGTCCTGTTAACTCTCAGACCTTCAGACGATGCGATTGAAGTTCTCAGCATTCTGAAAGATGCACTGCGAGGGCGAGGGACTCAACCTTTAATGCACAGTTCGGGAGAAGTCCAAGTTTACTACCAAATCGATCTCAAGAAGTTTCTCGAAATGGCTCCAAGTGAGTCATAA
- a CDS encoding AAA-like domain-containing protein codes for MNYYKIGGSLKANHPTYVTRQADRQIIELLTAREYCFVFNSRQMGKSSLRIQTIKKLKALGHKCATLDLTLIGGNLSQAQWYKGVARQLLSNLELDAELDFDRWWQHQESWTYEQKLQQLIEQLILPKTTQNIVIFIDEVDRLIGLDFKDDFFAFIRACYNQRAENFPYDRLTFCLLGVTTPTDLIQDKQRTPFNIGFSIELTGLTFEEANSALTPGLEQKLDDPEAVLKEVLNWTGGQPFLTQKLCQIVAQKSSSRQPNIGELVQQYILKDWENQDEPEHLRTIRDRLLNNETKAIGMLGLYQQVLHSEVPADGGVGTSTYRQAELRLSGLVVKKNGYLKVYNPIYQAIFHADWVKQHLDELRPYSEAMNNWLNSRSESTWLLTETAFNEAQSWAVGRSLSDLDYQFFDAIQKQQLELEIAEKKAQIQANQILTEANQKAHRIIRQGGAIAIGLLLLIGAGSTFYAQQQLQIAREAKEGTRLMQVADNASRQFESRQLDALILAMQAGQDLQKLAKDRRSRSIPAGESLSQYPTVIPLSTLLNILVKIREINQLESHLEQLNNVTFSPNGEIIAAGSEDGSIKRWKRDGTPLNSFKGQPMEVNTISFSPDGETIASGTTNGTLNFWKSNGVLKKTFKGHDSKINSIRFSSVGNIVASGSSDGAVKLWQQDGTLILTFPWTGGEVKSLSFSPDGQIIAVGIEDGTIELRQLNGTLLKTLKEHQGWVTSISYAPSAGYANSPDGQIIASSSDDQTVKLWKPDGTLITNIKHSSRVNSVSFSPKGEIIASGSDDRTVKLWQKDGTLITTLTGHIGYVTSVSFSPDGKILAAATTEGTVKLWNWKLKSNPLTLIQGNISNRFNRVAFTRNGQIALATDRETVNFWQRNGKQILASTNTKDRVVELVEVVMAMGFSPDGETVAFGNNRGSVKLWQRNGTLKTLSGNGNSATSISFSPDGKMVAVGNDEGKIKLWKPDGTAIDCSATGCANADLPNAHRGWVTSLSFSPDGKFLASGGDEDRTIKLWQLDGKEKASFTGHTKQITSISFSPNGQIIASGSDDQTVRLWKLDGTLIATLAGHNGGVKTVSFTHDGQMVASGSDDGTVKLWNLDGTPITTLNGDKGAVTSLNFSADGEILAAASLDGTVILWSLNLDDVLARGCTWLQDYFLTHPQTLKTLTVCAKK; via the coding sequence ATGAACTATTACAAAATAGGAGGTAGTTTAAAAGCTAATCATCCCACCTACGTTACTCGCCAAGCCGACCGACAAATTATTGAATTACTAACAGCTAGAGAGTATTGTTTTGTGTTTAATTCGCGGCAGATGGGTAAATCTAGTTTGCGAATTCAAACCATCAAAAAACTTAAAGCTTTGGGTCACAAATGTGCCACCTTAGATCTAACTCTAATTGGCGGCAATCTTAGTCAAGCGCAATGGTATAAAGGTGTTGCTCGCCAGTTGCTATCTAACTTAGAACTGGATGCCGAACTTGATTTCGATCGCTGGTGGCAACATCAAGAATCTTGGACTTACGAACAGAAGTTACAGCAATTAATCGAGCAGCTAATCTTACCTAAAACCACCCAAAATATTGTCATCTTTATTGATGAAGTAGATCGGTTAATTGGATTAGATTTTAAGGATGATTTCTTTGCCTTTATTCGCGCTTGTTACAATCAACGAGCCGAAAATTTCCCATACGATCGCCTGACTTTTTGTTTGCTTGGTGTCACGACTCCCACCGATTTGATTCAAGATAAACAGCGCACGCCCTTTAATATTGGGTTCTCCATCGAACTTACTGGATTAACCTTCGAGGAAGCTAATTCGGCTTTAACTCCAGGATTAGAACAGAAATTAGACGATCCAGAAGCCGTATTGAAAGAAGTATTGAATTGGACTGGCGGACAACCTTTTTTGACGCAGAAATTGTGTCAGATAGTCGCTCAAAAATCCTCAAGCCGACAGCCAAATATTGGTGAATTAGTTCAACAATACATCCTTAAAGATTGGGAAAATCAAGACGAACCAGAACATTTAAGAACCATCCGCGATCGCCTGCTAAATAACGAGACAAAAGCTATTGGAATGTTGGGATTGTACCAACAAGTTTTGCATTCGGAAGTTCCAGCCGATGGAGGTGTTGGCACTAGCACATATCGTCAAGCCGAATTAAGACTTTCAGGATTAGTCGTCAAAAAAAATGGATATTTAAAGGTATACAACCCCATTTATCAAGCCATTTTTCATGCTGATTGGGTCAAACAGCATTTAGATGAATTGCGTCCCTATAGCGAAGCAATGAACAATTGGTTAAATTCTCGGTCAGAATCAACTTGGTTATTAACAGAAACAGCTTTCAATGAGGCTCAATCTTGGGCAGTAGGCAGAAGTTTAAGCGATTTAGATTATCAGTTTTTTGATGCCATTCAAAAGCAGCAACTGGAGTTAGAGATTGCCGAAAAAAAAGCCCAAATTCAAGCTAATCAAATATTAACTGAAGCTAACCAAAAAGCCCATCGCATAATTCGCCAAGGAGGAGCGATCGCCATCGGCTTGCTGTTACTAATTGGTGCGGGTAGTACCTTCTATGCTCAACAACAACTGCAAATAGCTAGAGAAGCAAAAGAAGGGACCAGGCTGATGCAGGTAGCAGATAATGCCAGCAGGCAGTTTGAATCGAGACAACTTGATGCTTTAATTTTAGCAATGCAGGCAGGTCAAGATTTACAGAAATTGGCGAAAGATCGGCGTTCGCGTAGCATCCCCGCAGGGGAATCGCTTTCTCAATACCCAACCGTTATCCCCCTCTCTACTTTACTAAATATCTTGGTGAAAATTAGGGAAATTAATCAGTTAGAAAGCCATTTAGAGCAACTCAATAATGTTACTTTCAGTCCCAATGGAGAAATAATCGCTGCTGGAAGTGAAGATGGCAGTATTAAACGCTGGAAGCGCGATGGCACGCCGCTAAATTCTTTCAAAGGGCAGCCAATGGAAGTTAATACTATTAGTTTCAGCCCGGATGGAGAAACAATCGCCTCTGGAACTACTAACGGGACGCTTAACTTTTGGAAATCAAATGGCGTTTTAAAGAAAACTTTTAAGGGACACGACAGTAAAATAAATAGTATTCGTTTTAGTTCAGTTGGCAATATTGTCGCTTCTGGAAGTAGTGATGGTGCCGTCAAACTTTGGCAGCAAGATGGCACTTTGATTCTGACTTTTCCCTGGACTGGAGGTGAAGTTAAAAGTCTGAGTTTTAGCCCAGATGGTCAAATTATCGCGGTGGGAATTGAAGATGGAACTATTGAACTGCGGCAACTCAATGGAACTCTTTTAAAAACTCTAAAAGAACATCAAGGTTGGGTAACAAGTATTAGTTATGCTCCAAGCGCAGGCTACGCCAACAGCCCTGACGGTCAAATAATTGCTTCTAGCAGCGATGACCAAACTGTGAAGCTTTGGAAGCCGGATGGCACTCTAATTACTAATATTAAGCATTCATCGAGAGTAAATAGTGTCAGTTTTAGCCCGAAGGGAGAAATAATTGCTTCTGGTAGCGACGATCGCACCGTGAAACTATGGCAGAAAGATGGGACTTTAATTACTACCCTAACGGGGCATATTGGTTATGTTACCAGCGTCAGTTTCAGCCCGGATGGGAAGATCCTGGCGGCGGCGACTACAGAAGGAACTGTTAAACTTTGGAACTGGAAGTTAAAGAGCAATCCCCTAACTTTAATCCAGGGAAATATTAGTAATAGATTCAATCGAGTTGCTTTCACTAGAAATGGTCAAATAGCTTTGGCTACAGATCGGGAAACTGTCAATTTTTGGCAGCGAAATGGCAAGCAAATCCTAGCTTCAACGAATACTAAAGATCGGGTTGTTGAATTGGTCGAAGTTGTCATGGCGATGGGTTTTAGTCCAGATGGAGAAACAGTAGCTTTTGGCAATAATCGAGGAAGTGTCAAACTCTGGCAACGAAATGGGACTCTTAAAACTCTATCTGGCAATGGCAATTCGGCAACCAGCATCAGTTTTAGTCCAGATGGCAAGATGGTGGCTGTGGGTAATGATGAAGGCAAGATTAAACTCTGGAAACCAGATGGGACTGCGATCGATTGCTCTGCAACAGGCTGCGCCAACGCCGATCTTCCCAATGCCCACCGAGGTTGGGTAACGAGTCTGAGTTTTAGTCCCGATGGCAAGTTTTTGGCTTCTGGAGGTGATGAGGACAGAACGATTAAACTCTGGCAACTAGATGGAAAGGAGAAAGCCAGTTTCACAGGACATACCAAACAGATAACTAGCATCAGCTTCAGTCCCAACGGTCAAATTATCGCTTCTGGGAGCGACGACCAAACCGTGAGACTCTGGAAACTAGATGGCACCCTCATTGCTACTCTCGCCGGACATAACGGTGGGGTGAAAACCGTCAGTTTCACCCATGACGGGCAAATGGTAGCTTCTGGAAGCGATGATGGAACGGTTAAACTTTGGAATCTCGACGGTACTCCCATTACTACTCTCAATGGAGACAAGGGAGCAGTTACTAGCCTCAATTTCAGTGCTGATGGAGAAATTCTGGCGGCGGCGAGTTTGGATGGGACGGTAATTTTGTGGAGTTTGAATCTCGATGATGTTCTGGCGCGGGGATGTACGTGGCTGCAAGATTATTTCCTCACCCATCCTCAAACCCTTAAGACTTTAACGGTGTGCGCGAAGAAATAA